The nucleotide sequence AGGAATTAGCGATGCAGCAAAATCATTAATAGACCAACTAAAAACTGACCATGGCCCCTTGATGTTTCATCAAAGCGGGGGTTGCTGTGATGGTTCCAGCCCCATGTGCTATGCCAAGGGAGAATTCAAGACAGGAGCTTCAGATGTCTGGATGGGCAATGTGCATGGTTGTGATTTCTTCATGTCCAAGGACCAGTTTGAATACTGGAAACACACCCATCTGACCTTGGATGTCACCGATGGCCGAGGGGCCAGTTTCTCCCTAGAAATCCCCTATGGCAAAAGATTTATGATCCGCAGCCGAATGCTCACTGAAGAAGAGCTAGCCGATCTGGAACCAGTTAAAAGTGGGGAATTATAGATTACTGAAAAAAGCCAAGCCCAAATCAATATATGATTCAAACTTGGCTTTTTTATTTATTTAAGTGAACTACAATTGAATTTTGTCTCCAATCTCATGTCTCAGGTCTCATGTCCATCCTCAATCCACCAACCTGATCACATAACTGTATTCAAATTGCTTATCAGTCAAGAGGTATTCTCTATGAGGATATTGTCCCCAGCTATTGTCTCCGCCCAATCCACGTTGTTTCCAGTCGATATGTAAGAAAACTGAATTATGCGTTTTGATATCTGTAGGATGTTGTTGTTTTTTATTCAAGCCTGGATCCAAATCCTCCGCATTCACATCCAAAGCACTTACACTCAATGGCTGTAAACCCTGGATCTGCACACCCTGACCTTGATCATTTCTTAATTCCAACCATCTCACATCGGTTTTATTTCCTGACTCTTGTGGCCTGATATACTCCCAATGGAACTGGTTGGCCACTTTATCTTCATAATGCCCCACAAAAGAGGAATGCTTTCTATCACTATAATTTTCCCATGGGCCACGGCCATAGTAGGAGAAGTTGTCATTTCTACCCGGCAATTGCATGCGCATACCATACCTTGGCAATTCCGGCAATTCCCTGCCTTCCAAATCCAAAGCAGCTGTTACCTTTACGGATCCATCTTTTTGGATAAGGTACTCCACGGTATAAGGCGCAGCAATATTGGTCAGATTATATTTCACCGTTATTGGTAAGCCTGCTGAAGCCTCCTCACCCAAAAGCACTTTCTCCACTTTTTGACCTATATGGGCAGATCGCCAAACACCCAATCTGGAAGGCATATGGTTACCAAAGTCATTGTCTGTGGGAGCTCTCCAAAAATAAGGACTTGGAAAATCCCTGATCAGCCAAGGTTCACCATCCTTCAAGGTATATTTTCTGAACCTACCTCTTTTAAGGTCAAATTCCCCTAGCACTTTGTTGGTAGAGAATTTCAAGATTTCTCCATCTTTTTCCCATTTAAGGTCTCCGGAAGGAGATGTAATATGATCAAAATAGAAATCTTCATTAAAGGCAAATTGCTCCCTGGCTACTTCGTGTCCGCTTGGAATCAAAGGACTGGATTTTTTGGTATAAGCATATACATTCAAGAAAGTTTCTACTTCACCCAACTCAGGTAAATCCAACTGAACCGTCTTTTTGCCATGAGGGGCCAACTCCACCTCGAATTCACCTGTTTCTACCACTTCACCATTTTCCAGCCATTCCCATTTGAAGGCATATTCCTCCAAATTGGTAAAATCAAATAAATTTTCAATTTCAATCTGTCCATCCTCTGTTCTTTCAAAAAGGATGTTCTGATAAACTTTCTTCACTTCATTCAAGCCTGGATGTGGTCTTCTATCTGCTGTCACCAAGCCATTGGCACAGAAGTTTTCCTGATTTACCAAGAAATAACCACCCAAATCACCTCCATAGGCCCAGAATTCGTTGCCATTATCATCTTCTGTCAGGATTCCCTGATCTACCCAATCCCATATAAATCCACCTTGCATCTGCTTGCTGCTCATGATAATATCCCAGTACTCCTGAAAATTACCGGTACTGTTGCCCATGGCATGGGCATATTCACACATGATATAAGGTCTTGTTTTGTCCGTTGCCTCTGCATAACGCTTCATATTGTTGATGCTGGGATACATTGGCGCTACGATATCCGTGTTTTCATTTTCACCTGCTTGCTCAAACTGAACCAGCCTCGATTCGTCACGCTCTTTCATCCAATTATAGGCCTCATAAAACACCGGTCCATTGCCACACTCATTCCCCATGGACCAAATGATCACAGAAGGGTGGTTTTTGTCTCTTTCCACTAATCTATGAATCCTGTCCATATGTGCCGGAGCCCACTCTTCTCGGTATGCAGGGTGTCGCTCTTTATTAAACCATCCTTGCCACTCAGCCCCCATTCCATGCGTTTCGATATTCGCTTCATCCACTACATATAGCCCATATTCATCACATAAGGCATACCATTCGGAAGCATGTGGATAGTGGCTCATTCGCACAGCATTAAAGTTATTCTGCTTCATCAGCTGAATATCTTTCAGCATGATTTCACGATCAGGAACATGACCTTTGGTCTCGTGATGTTCATGCCTGTTGACTCCTTTGACCAAGACTGATTTGCCATTGACCATCAACTGGGCATCTTTGATTTCTACGGTACGGAAACCTGTTTTTTGGCTAATAGCAGCTAGGGTTTTCCCTTGACTATCTGTCAGCTTAATCATATACCTGTACAAGTTAGGATGCTCTGCACTCCATTGCTTTACATTCCTGATCGTACTGGAAAAATTCACTTCCTGTGCAAAATCATTAATTGATTTTTCCTCTTCAAACACTACCTTACCATTAGCATCCATCAGCTCAAACTTGAGCTTAGCTGAAGAAATATCATTGTCCTCAAATGCCCTCAGATTAACCGCAGCATCTAATTTACCATGTCTATATCTTTCGTCTAGGCCACTTTTTACAAAATAATCCCAGATGGTCAACTTAGGAACTGCCTGAAGGAATACCGTTCGTTCTATCCCACTCAATCTCCAGAAATCCTGGTCCTCCAAATAACTGCCATCATGCCAC is from Echinicola marina and encodes:
- a CDS encoding DUF779 domain-containing protein; this encodes MAYQRLGISDAAKSLIDQLKTDHGPLMFHQSGGCCDGSSPMCYAKGEFKTGASDVWMGNVHGCDFFMSKDQFEYWKHTHLTLDVTDGRGASFSLEIPYGKRFMIRSRMLTEEELADLEPVKSGEL
- a CDS encoding glycoside hydrolase family 2 TIM barrel-domain containing protein, which produces MQLAKHLIMGLMMVAYCAPLFAQSGQNEWENPGVLDRNKEAARTFFITYLTEEKAVEGNKETNETYESLDGLWKFSLVKRPQDRPTDFYELDFNDQHWDQIKVPSNWELEGYDIPIYTNVTYPFPANPPYVDNEYNPVGTYRRSFTIPTNWDGKEVILNFGSISGYAKVYLNGKEVGMTKAAKTPAEFIITDYLQAGENTLAVQVFRWHDGSYLEDQDFWRLSGIERTVFLQAVPKLTIWDYFVKSGLDERYRHGKLDAAVNLRAFEDNDISSAKLKFELMDANGKVVFEEEKSINDFAQEVNFSSTIRNVKQWSAEHPNLYRYMIKLTDSQGKTLAAISQKTGFRTVEIKDAQLMVNGKSVLVKGVNRHEHHETKGHVPDREIMLKDIQLMKQNNFNAVRMSHYPHASEWYALCDEYGLYVVDEANIETHGMGAEWQGWFNKERHPAYREEWAPAHMDRIHRLVERDKNHPSVIIWSMGNECGNGPVFYEAYNWMKERDESRLVQFEQAGENENTDIVAPMYPSINNMKRYAEATDKTRPYIMCEYAHAMGNSTGNFQEYWDIIMSSKQMQGGFIWDWVDQGILTEDDNGNEFWAYGGDLGGYFLVNQENFCANGLVTADRRPHPGLNEVKKVYQNILFERTEDGQIEIENLFDFTNLEEYAFKWEWLENGEVVETGEFEVELAPHGKKTVQLDLPELGEVETFLNVYAYTKKSSPLIPSGHEVAREQFAFNEDFYFDHITSPSGDLKWEKDGEILKFSTNKVLGEFDLKRGRFRKYTLKDGEPWLIRDFPSPYFWRAPTDNDFGNHMPSRLGVWRSAHIGQKVEKVLLGEEASAGLPITVKYNLTNIAAPYTVEYLIQKDGSVKVTAALDLEGRELPELPRYGMRMQLPGRNDNFSYYGRGPWENYSDRKHSSFVGHYEDKVANQFHWEYIRPQESGNKTDVRWLELRNDQGQGVQIQGLQPLSVSALDVNAEDLDPGLNKKQQHPTDIKTHNSVFLHIDWKQRGLGGDNSWGQYPHREYLLTDKQFEYSYVIRLVD